A window of the Nycticebus coucang isolate mNycCou1 chromosome 3, mNycCou1.pri, whole genome shotgun sequence genome harbors these coding sequences:
- the ILVBL gene encoding 2-hydroxyacyl-CoA lyase 2 encodes MALWSWHYPFSLSCYLMETFMAAVPAGSCFSFFLLLACGTLVAALLGAAHCLGLFYQLMHKVDKASVRHGGENVAAVLRAHGVRFLFTLVGGHISPLLVACEKLGIRVVDTRHEVTAVFAAHAVGCLTGIVGVAAVTAGPGLTNTVTAVKNAQMAQSPVLLLGGAAPTLLQNRGALQAIDQMSLFRPLCKFCASVRRVRDIVPTLRAAIAAAQSGTPGPVFVELPVDVLYPYFIIQKEIMPATLPKGLMGRGVFWYLENYLANLFAGAWEPQPEGPLPLDIPQASPQQVQRCVELLSRAKRPLILLGSQALLSPTPADKLRAAVETLGVPCFLGGMARGLLGRNHPLHIRENRSAALKKADVIVLAGVVCDFRLSYGRVLSRNSKIVIVNRNRKEMLLNSDIFWKPQEAVQGDVGSFMLKLVEGLQGQTWAPDWAEELREADRQKEQAFQEKAVMPVTQHLNPLWVLQLVEETLPDNSFLVVDGGDFVGSAAHVIQPRGPLCWLDPGSFGTLGAGAGFALGAKLSRPDAEVWCLFGDGAFGYSLIEFDTFVRHKIPVIALVGNDAGWTQISREQVPCLGSNVACGLAYTDYHKAAMGLGARGLLLSQDNKDQVVEVLRDAQQQYRDGHPVVVNILIGRTDFRDGSISV; translated from the exons ATGGCGCTCTGGTCTTGGCACTACCCTTTCTCCCTTAGCTGCTACCTCATGGAGACCTTCATGGCCGCCGTCCCTGCCGGGAGCTGCTTCTCCTTCTTCCTGCTCCTGGCCTGCGGGACCCTGGTGGCCGCCCTGTTGGGCGCAGCGCACTGCCTGGGGCTCTTCTATCAGCTGATGCACAAG GTGGACAAGGCAAGTGTCCGGCATGGTGGGGAGAATGTGGCAGCTGTGCTGAGGGCCCATGGTGTGCGGTTCCTCTTCACGCTTGTTGGTGGGCACATTTCCCCACTGCTTGTGGCCTGCGAGAAGCTGGGCATCCGGGTGGTGGACACACGCCATGAGGTTACTGCTGTCTTTGCTGCCCATGCTGTGGGCTGCCTGACTG GGATTGTGGGTGTTGCAGCGGTAACTGCAGGCCCTGGCCTCACCAACACAGTGACTGCAGTGAAGAATGCTCAGATGGCCCAGTCCCCGGTCCTGCTTTTGGGTGGGGCTGCTCCTACTCTGCTGCAG AACCGGGGTGCACTCCAGGCCATTGATCAGATGTCCCTGTTCCGGCCACTCTGCAAGTTCTGTGCATCTGTGCGAAGGGTACGGGATATTGTGCCCACCCTGAGGGCTGCAATAGCTGCTGCCCAGTCAGGCACCCCAG GTCCAGTGTTTGTGGAGCTTCCCGTTGATGTGCTGTATCCCTACTTCATCATCCAGAAGGAGATTATGCCAGCCACGCTGCCCAAAGGCCTCATGGGTCGAGGGGTCTTCTG GTACTTAGAGAATTACTTGGCCAACCTCTTTGCAGGGGCCTGGGAGCCTCAGCCTGAGGGACCCCTGCCCCTGGACATCCCCCAGGCATCCCCCCAGCAG GTCCAGCGATGTGTGGAGCTCTTGAGCCGAGCCAAGAGACCCCTGATTTTGCTAGGAAGTCAGGCCCTGCTGTCCCCGACACCTGCTGATAAGCTTCG TGCTGCCGTGGAGACTCTGGGTGTTCCTTGCTTTCTTGGGGGGATGGCAAGGGGACTACTGGGCCGCAACCACCCCCTTCACATCCGGGAAAACCGCAGTGCTGCCTTGAAGAAGGCAGATGTCATTGTCCTGGCAG gagTTGTGTGTGACTTCCGTCTATCCTATGGTCGTGTCCTCAGCCGCAACAGCAAGATTGTCATTGTCAATCGTAATCGGAAAGAGATGTTGCTCAACTCAGACATCTTCTGGAAGCCCCAGGAGGCTGTGCAAG gAGATGTGGGCTCCTTCATGTTGAAGCTGGTAGAAGGCCTTCAGGGCCAGACATGGGCCCCAGACTGGGCAGAAGAGCTGAGGGAAGCTGACCGGCAGAAGGAGCAGGCCTTTCA GGAGAAGGCAGTGATGCCTGTGACCCAGCACCTGAACCCACTGTGGGTGCTGCAGCTGGTGGAGGAAACTCTGCCTGACAACTCATTTCTGGTAGTTGATGGTGGGGACTTTGTAGGCAGTGCTGCCCATGTGATACAGCCCCGTGGCCCCCTGTGTTGGCTTGATCCTG GATCCTTTGGGACTCTGGGAGCTGGTGCAGGATTTGCACTTGGGGCCAAGCTGAGCCGGCCTGATGCTGAG GTCTGGTGCTTATTTGGGGATGGAGCCTTTGGATACAGCCTCATTGAGTTTGACACATTCGTCAGACACAAG ATCCCAGTGATTGCCTTGGTAGGGAATGATGCAGGCTGGACTCAGATTTCTCGGGAGCAGGTGCCCTGCCTGGGCAGCAATGTGGCCTGTGGCCTGGCCTACACTG ATTATCACAAGGCAGCCATGGGTCTGGGAGCCCGGGGCTTACTGCTCTCACAGGACAACAAGGACCAGGTGGTCGAGGTGTTGCGTGATGCCCAGCAGCAGTACCGAGATGGCCACCCAGTTGTAGTCAACATCCTTATTGGGAGGACAGACTTCCGTGATGGCTCCATTTCTGTATAG